A genome region from Pseudomonadota bacterium includes the following:
- a CDS encoding type II toxin-antitoxin system RelB/DinJ family antitoxin, whose product MATNSVVRARIDERIKAEAEAVLASIGLTISDAFRMMIVRIAKEKALPFEPHVPNDETIEAMKAARRSELVTVGSPNNLLEKLNTGD is encoded by the coding sequence ATGGCTACAAATTCAGTTGTCCGTGCCCGCATTGACGAGCGCATAAAGGCCGAAGCCGAGGCGGTGCTCGCTTCCATCGGACTCACTATTTCCGATGCGTTCCGCATGATGATCGTTCGCATTGCAAAAGAAAAGGCATTACCTTTCGAACCCCATGTTCCTAATGATGAAACCATTGAAGCCATGAAAGCCGCCCGACGCAGTGAGCTTGTTACAGTGGGAAGTCCTAATAACTTACTTGAGAAGCTCAATACGGGAGATTAG